A single genomic interval of Mycolicibacterium sp. MU0053 harbors:
- a CDS encoding Zn-ribbon domain-containing OB-fold protein → MQKAIAPEISTWPAENPQLIGSQCGSCSATVFPVQDHCPKCSSADMSELLLPRRGTVIAWTTQGFPPGAPYAGPTGKDFVPFGVGLVQLGDVIRVEGRLTENDPAKLEFGQEVELTMIPFTTDADGNEVVTFAFQPV, encoded by the coding sequence ATGCAGAAGGCGATCGCACCCGAGATCTCCACCTGGCCCGCGGAGAACCCGCAGCTGATCGGCAGTCAGTGCGGCAGCTGTTCGGCCACCGTGTTCCCGGTCCAGGACCATTGCCCCAAGTGCAGCAGCGCTGATATGTCGGAGTTGTTGCTGCCGCGGCGCGGCACGGTCATCGCCTGGACCACCCAGGGGTTCCCGCCCGGTGCCCCCTACGCCGGTCCTACCGGCAAGGACTTCGTGCCGTTCGGGGTGGGCCTCGTCCAACTCGGTGACGTGATCCGCGTCGAGGGCCGGTTGACCGAAAACGACCCCGCCAAGCTCGAATTCGGCCAGGAGGTCGAGCTGACCATGATCCCGTTCACCACTGACGCCGACGGCAACGAAGTCGTCACGTTCGCGTTCCAGCCTGTCTGA
- a CDS encoding thiolase family protein — translation MTNDVAIIGVGLHPFGRFDKPAVQMGAEAIRLALADAGVEWKDIQFGFGGSYEVSNPDSVTRLVGLTGITFTNVFNACATSASAIQQTADTIRLGKYDIGVAVGLDKHPRGAFTDDPAKLALPQWYAENGQFVTTKFFGMKANKYLHDHNISQETLARVANKNFRNGELNPNAFRRKPISIEEILNSPALNYPLTQYMFCAPDEGAAAVIMCRGDIAHKFTDKPVYVKASEIRTRTFGAYEVHATSAPLDEDPSPTVYAAKAAYEIAGIGPEDVDIAQLQDTDAGAEVIHMAETGLCKDGEQEKLLADGATEIGGSMPVNTDGGLIANGEPIGASGLRQMHELVRQLRGEAGDRQVPGQPRVGLAQVYGAPGTASATILSL, via the coding sequence ATGACCAACGATGTGGCCATCATCGGCGTCGGCCTGCACCCCTTCGGTCGCTTCGATAAGCCCGCTGTGCAGATGGGCGCCGAGGCGATCCGGCTGGCACTCGCCGACGCGGGTGTGGAGTGGAAAGACATCCAGTTCGGCTTCGGCGGCAGCTACGAGGTGTCCAACCCGGACTCGGTGACCCGCCTCGTCGGGCTCACCGGAATCACCTTCACCAACGTCTTCAACGCCTGCGCCACCTCGGCCAGCGCGATCCAGCAGACCGCCGACACCATCCGGCTCGGCAAATACGACATCGGCGTCGCGGTGGGCCTGGACAAGCATCCGCGCGGGGCGTTCACCGACGACCCGGCCAAATTGGCGCTGCCGCAGTGGTACGCCGAGAACGGCCAGTTCGTCACCACCAAGTTCTTCGGCATGAAGGCCAACAAGTACCTGCACGACCACAACATCAGCCAGGAGACGCTGGCGCGGGTGGCCAACAAGAACTTCCGCAACGGCGAGCTGAACCCGAATGCGTTCCGCCGCAAGCCCATTTCCATCGAGGAGATCCTCAACTCGCCGGCGCTGAACTACCCGCTGACGCAGTACATGTTCTGCGCACCCGACGAGGGCGCTGCCGCGGTGATCATGTGCCGCGGCGATATCGCCCACAAGTTCACCGACAAGCCGGTCTACGTGAAGGCCTCCGAGATCCGCACCAGGACGTTCGGGGCCTACGAGGTCCACGCTACTTCGGCGCCGCTGGACGAGGACCCCTCGCCGACGGTGTATGCCGCGAAGGCCGCCTACGAGATCGCGGGCATCGGTCCCGAGGACGTCGACATCGCGCAGCTGCAGGACACCGACGCCGGCGCCGAGGTCATCCACATGGCCGAGACGGGCTTGTGCAAGGACGGCGAGCAGGAAAAGCTGCTGGCCGACGGTGCCACCGAGATCGGTGGCTCGATGCCGGTGAACACCGACGGCGGATTAATCGCCAACGGCGAACCGATCGGGGCTTCCGGCCTGCGCCAGATGCACGAACTCGTGCGTCAGCTGCGCGGTGAGGCCGGGGATCGCCAGGTGCCGGGTCAGCCCCGCGTCGGCCTGGCTCAGGTATACGGCGCGCCCGGCACCGCTTCGGCGACCATCCTGTCGCTGTAG
- a CDS encoding DNA repair helicase XPB produces the protein MTDGPLIVQSDKTVLLEVDHEQAGDARAAIAPFAELERAPEHIHTYRITPLALWNARAAGHDAEQVVDALVSFSRYAVPQPLLVDIVDTMARYGRLQLVKSPVHGLTLVSLDRAVLEEVLRHKKIAPMLGARIDDDTVVVHPSERGRVKQMLLKIGWPAEDLAGYVNGEAHPIALDQDGWELRDYQEMAAESFWAGGSGVVVLPCGAGKTLVGAAAMAKAGATTLILVTNTVAGRQWKRELIARTSLTEEEIGEYSGERKEVRPVTIATYQVITRRTKGEYKHLELFDSRDWGLIIYDEVHLLPAPVFRMTADLQSRRRLGLTATLIREDGREGDVFSLIGPKRYDAPWKDIEAQGWIAPAECIEVRVTLTDNERMLYATAEPEERYKLCSTAHSKIAVVKSILDRHKTEPTLVIGAYLDQLDELGTELNAPIIQGSTKTAEREALFDAFRRGEIRTLVVSKVANFSIDLPEASVAVQVSGTFGSRQEEAQRLGRLLRPKADGGGAIFYSVVSRDSLDAEYAAHRQRFLAEQGYGYLIKDADDLLGPAI, from the coding sequence ATGACCGACGGACCCCTGATCGTGCAGTCTGACAAGACTGTGTTGCTCGAAGTCGACCACGAGCAGGCCGGTGACGCGCGCGCGGCGATCGCGCCCTTTGCCGAACTCGAGCGAGCACCCGAGCACATCCATACCTACCGCATCACGCCGCTGGCACTGTGGAACGCCCGCGCGGCCGGTCACGACGCCGAACAGGTGGTCGACGCGCTGGTGAGCTTCTCCCGGTACGCGGTGCCGCAACCGCTGCTGGTCGACATCGTCGACACCATGGCCCGCTACGGCCGGCTCCAGCTGGTCAAGAGCCCCGTCCACGGCCTGACGCTGGTGAGCCTGGACCGCGCGGTCCTCGAAGAGGTGCTGCGCCACAAGAAAATCGCGCCCATGTTGGGCGCGCGGATCGACGACGACACCGTCGTCGTACATCCCAGCGAGCGCGGCCGGGTCAAGCAGATGCTGCTCAAGATCGGCTGGCCGGCCGAGGACCTGGCGGGCTACGTCAACGGCGAGGCGCACCCCATCGCGCTGGACCAGGACGGCTGGGAGTTGCGCGACTATCAGGAGATGGCGGCCGAATCGTTCTGGGCCGGCGGCTCGGGCGTGGTGGTGTTGCCGTGCGGGGCCGGCAAGACGCTGGTCGGGGCCGCGGCGATGGCCAAGGCCGGGGCCACCACGCTGATCTTGGTGACCAACACCGTGGCAGGTCGGCAGTGGAAGCGCGAGTTGATCGCGCGCACCTCGCTGACCGAGGAGGAGATCGGCGAATACTCCGGTGAGCGCAAGGAGGTCCGCCCGGTCACGATCGCGACGTATCAGGTGATCACCCGTCGTACCAAGGGCGAGTACAAACACCTCGAGTTGTTCGACAGCCGGGACTGGGGCCTGATCATCTACGACGAGGTGCACCTGCTGCCGGCGCCGGTGTTCCGGATGACGGCCGACCTGCAGTCGCGGCGGCGGTTGGGGCTGACAGCAACGTTGATCCGGGAGGACGGTCGGGAGGGCGACGTGTTCAGCCTGATCGGTCCGAAGCGGTACGACGCGCCGTGGAAGGACATCGAAGCCCAGGGCTGGATCGCGCCCGCGGAATGCATCGAGGTCCGGGTGACGCTCACCGACAACGAGCGGATGCTGTACGCCACCGCCGAACCCGAGGAACGCTACAAGCTGTGTTCGACCGCGCACTCGAAGATCGCGGTGGTCAAGTCGATCCTGGACCGCCACAAGACCGAGCCGACCCTCGTCATCGGCGCCTATCTGGATCAGCTCGACGAGCTCGGCACCGAGTTGAACGCCCCGATAATCCAGGGCTCCACCAAGACCGCCGAACGCGAGGCGCTGTTCGACGCGTTCCGACGCGGCGAGATTCGCACCCTGGTGGTTTCCAAGGTGGCCAACTTCTCCATCGACCTGCCCGAAGCCTCAGTGGCCGTGCAGGTTTCGGGGACGTTCGGCTCCCGCCAGGAGGAAGCCCAGCGCCTGGGCAGGTTGCTGCGACCCAAGGCCGACGGTGGCGGCGCGATCTTCTACTCGGTGGTGTCCCGCGACAGCCTCGACGCCGAATACGCCGCGCACCGGCAGCGTTTCCTGGCCGAACAGGGCTACGGATACCTCATCAAGGACGCCGACGACCTGTTGGGCCCCGCGATCTGA
- a CDS encoding helicase-associated domain-containing protein, producing the protein MTDHIPGVPLGVWLADSPDEALIRLLELRPDLAQPPPGSIAALAARAQARQSVKAASDDLDFLRLAVLDALLVLQADTTPIPVSKLVALVGERAPQDAVLAALEDLRERALVWGDPSSVRVATEASAGLPWYPGQVVLEDPTVSAAALSAQLEALDDPQRELLNRLLAGSPVGRTRDAAPGTPPDRPVQRLLAAGLLRQLDHDTVILPRKVGQLLRGEEPGPSAFTAPEPVSSAKPVPKKAIDAAGAGAIIDLLREFEVVIETLGATPVPELRSGGLGVRDMKRLAKLTGIGESRLALLLEIASAAGLIASGMPEPEPVDGPGGPYWAPTVAADRFIETPTAERWHLIATTWQDLPARPSLIGHRGPDGKPYAALSDSLYSTAAPLDRRLLLATLAELAPGTSVDAAEASQAMIWRRPRWSARLQPEPVAQLLEEAHAVGLLGRGSITAPARALLQDGPEAAIAAMAKALPTPVDHFLLQADLTVVVPGPLDRDLADDLAAVADVESAGAAMVYRVSEASIRHALDTGRTPGQLHAFFAKHSKTPVPQGLTYLIDDVARRHGQLRVGIASSFVRCEDPALLAQAVAAAPVAQLELRLLAPTVAVSHAPIADVLAALRAAGLAPAAEDSSGTIVDLRSRSGRVPAPPHRRFFRPSPTTPNRDTLNAIVSVLRKVEDGTAGSGRLEPAQAVALLQQAALQQSSVVLGYTDPAGISTQRVVSPIHVRGGQLTAFDTAAGRVRDFAVHRVTSVMSAEPG; encoded by the coding sequence ATGACCGATCACATCCCTGGCGTGCCCCTGGGAGTCTGGCTGGCCGACTCGCCCGACGAGGCGCTGATCCGGCTGCTGGAGCTGCGCCCGGACCTCGCCCAGCCGCCGCCGGGCAGCATCGCGGCGCTCGCGGCGCGGGCCCAGGCGCGGCAATCGGTCAAGGCTGCCTCCGATGACCTGGACTTTCTCCGGCTCGCGGTGCTCGACGCCCTGTTGGTGCTGCAAGCCGATACCACTCCGATTCCGGTCAGCAAGCTCGTCGCGCTGGTCGGCGAGCGCGCCCCGCAGGACGCGGTCCTGGCGGCCCTCGAGGACCTGCGCGAGCGCGCGCTGGTGTGGGGAGACCCGTCGTCGGTCCGGGTGGCCACCGAGGCGTCCGCGGGGCTGCCCTGGTATCCCGGCCAGGTCGTGCTGGAGGATCCGACGGTCAGCGCCGCCGCCCTGAGCGCCCAGCTCGAGGCACTCGATGACCCCCAGCGCGAGCTGCTGAACCGGCTGCTGGCGGGCTCTCCGGTGGGCCGCACCCGCGACGCGGCGCCCGGGACACCGCCGGACCGGCCGGTGCAACGCCTGCTGGCGGCTGGCCTGCTGCGCCAGCTCGACCACGACACCGTCATCCTGCCGCGCAAGGTGGGGCAGCTGCTGCGCGGCGAGGAGCCCGGCCCGTCGGCGTTCACCGCCCCCGAACCCGTCAGCTCCGCCAAACCGGTCCCGAAGAAGGCGATCGACGCCGCCGGCGCCGGCGCGATCATCGACCTCCTGCGTGAGTTCGAGGTGGTGATCGAAACACTCGGCGCCACACCGGTTCCCGAGCTGCGTAGCGGCGGACTCGGGGTCCGTGACATGAAGCGCCTGGCGAAGCTGACCGGCATCGGCGAGAGCCGGCTGGCGTTGCTCCTAGAAATCGCTTCCGCCGCCGGGCTGATCGCCAGCGGCATGCCCGAGCCAGAGCCCGTGGACGGCCCCGGCGGACCGTACTGGGCACCGACGGTGGCCGCCGACCGCTTCATCGAAACCCCGACCGCGGAACGCTGGCATCTGATCGCCACCACCTGGCAGGATCTACCGGCCCGGCCCAGCCTGATCGGACACCGCGGTCCCGACGGTAAACCTTATGCGGCGCTGTCGGATTCGCTGTATTCCACGGCCGCCCCACTGGATCGCCGGCTGCTGCTGGCGACGCTGGCCGAGTTGGCGCCCGGCACCTCGGTGGACGCCGCGGAGGCCTCCCAGGCGATGATCTGGCGTCGCCCGCGCTGGTCGGCCCGGCTACAGCCCGAACCCGTGGCGCAACTGCTCGAAGAGGCGCACGCCGTGGGCCTGCTCGGCCGCGGCAGCATCACCGCACCCGCCCGGGCGCTGTTGCAGGACGGCCCCGAGGCCGCGATCGCGGCGATGGCCAAGGCGTTGCCGACGCCGGTGGACCACTTCCTGCTGCAGGCCGACCTGACCGTCGTGGTGCCGGGACCGCTCGACCGCGACCTCGCCGACGATCTGGCGGCCGTGGCCGACGTCGAATCCGCCGGTGCCGCCATGGTGTACCGGGTCAGCGAGGCCTCCATCCGCCACGCCCTCGACACCGGCCGCACCCCGGGCCAGCTGCACGCCTTCTTTGCGAAACACTCCAAAACACCGGTGCCGCAAGGGCTCACATACCTGATCGACGACGTCGCCCGGCGACACGGACAGCTGCGCGTGGGCATCGCGTCGTCGTTCGTGCGTTGCGAGGACCCGGCGCTGCTGGCCCAGGCGGTGGCCGCGGCCCCCGTCGCGCAGCTCGAGTTGCGGCTGCTGGCGCCGACCGTCGCGGTGTCGCACGCCCCCATCGCCGATGTGCTGGCCGCGTTGCGCGCGGCCGGCCTGGCGCCGGCGGCCGAGGATTCCAGCGGGACGATCGTGGATCTGCGGTCCCGCAGCGGTCGGGTGCCCGCGCCGCCGCACCGCCGGTTCTTCCGGCCGTCGCCGACCACCCCGAACCGGGACACCCTCAACGCGATCGTCTCGGTGCTGCGCAAGGTCGAAGACGGCACCGCCGGCAGCGGGCGGCTGGAGCCGGCGCAGGCGGTCGCGCTGCTGCAGCAGGCTGCGCTGCAGCAAAGCAGCGTGGTCCTCGGTTACACCGATCCGGCGGGGATCTCCACCCAGCGGGTGGTGTCGCCGATCCACGTGCGGGGCGGCCAGTTGACCGCGTTCGACACCGCGGCCGGCCGGGTGCGGGACTTCGCCGTGCATCGTGTGACCTCGGTCATGTCGGCGGAGCCGGGATAA
- the moaC gene encoding cyclic pyranopterin monophosphate synthase MoaC yields MARGSGSQPLSHLDERGAAHMVDVTDKDVTKRTAVASGVLHTTAEVVGLISAGGLPKGDALATARVAGILAAKRTSDLIPLCHHLALTGVDIDFQVVDATVEVTATVRTTDRTGVEMEALTAVSVAALTVYDMIKAVDPAARIDDIKVLSKVGGRTGEWRR; encoded by the coding sequence ATGGCCAGGGGCTCGGGTTCCCAGCCGTTGTCGCACCTCGACGAGCGGGGGGCCGCCCACATGGTCGACGTCACCGACAAGGACGTCACCAAGCGCACCGCCGTCGCGTCGGGGGTGCTGCACACCACCGCCGAGGTGGTCGGACTGATCTCGGCCGGTGGCCTGCCCAAGGGTGACGCGTTGGCGACCGCCCGGGTCGCCGGCATCCTGGCGGCCAAGCGCACCAGCGATCTGATTCCGCTGTGTCATCACCTCGCGCTCACCGGCGTCGACATCGATTTCCAGGTGGTCGATGCCACCGTGGAGGTGACCGCCACCGTGCGCACCACCGACCGCACCGGGGTCGAGATGGAGGCGTTGACCGCGGTCAGCGTTGCGGCGTTGACCGTCTACGACATGATCAAGGCCGTGGATCCGGCCGCGCGGATCGACGACATCAAGGTGCTCAGCAAGGTCGGCGGTCGTACCGGGGAATGGCGCCGGTGA
- a CDS encoding MogA/MoaB family molybdenum cofactor biosynthesis protein, with amino-acid sequence MAPVTRNGRVIIASTRAAEGVYDDRSGPLIAQWFVQQGFSEPETVVVPDGDPVGRALRIAVDDGVDLVITSGGTGISPTDETPDQTAAVLDFELPGLAEAIRRAGLPKVPTAVLSRGLCGVAGRTLIVNLPGSPGGVRDGLTVLTDVVPHALDQLAGKDHPR; translated from the coding sequence ATGGCGCCGGTGACCCGCAACGGCCGCGTCATCATCGCCTCCACCCGCGCGGCCGAGGGTGTCTACGACGACCGCAGCGGGCCGCTGATCGCGCAATGGTTTGTCCAACAAGGTTTTTCCGAACCCGAAACCGTGGTGGTGCCCGACGGGGACCCCGTCGGGCGGGCGCTGCGGATCGCGGTCGACGACGGGGTCGACCTGGTGATCACCTCCGGCGGCACCGGAATTTCGCCCACCGACGAAACCCCGGATCAGACCGCGGCCGTGCTGGACTTCGAGCTGCCGGGCCTGGCCGAGGCGATCCGTCGCGCCGGACTGCCCAAGGTGCCCACCGCCGTGCTGTCGCGCGGATTGTGCGGCGTCGCGGGACGTACCCTGATCGTGAACCTGCCCGGCTCGCCCGGCGGCGTCCGCGACGGCCTCACGGTGCTCACCGATGTCGTGCCCCATGCGCTTGATCAGCTGGCCGGTAAAGACCACCCGCGATGA
- a CDS encoding molybdenum cofactor biosynthesis protein MoaE: MTVVLRAALTEEPILLVEHELLVADPAAGAVVGFAGVVRNHDGGRQVLRLEYSAHPLAQQTMAEVLAEVAAQADGVRAIAASHRVGALALGDAALVAAVAADHRRAAFEVCAQLVDAIKERLPVWKHQFFADGTEEWVNCA, translated from the coding sequence ATGACCGTCGTCCTGCGCGCCGCGCTCACCGAAGAACCCATCCTGCTCGTCGAGCACGAGTTGTTGGTCGCCGACCCGGCCGCGGGTGCGGTGGTCGGCTTCGCCGGGGTGGTGCGCAACCACGACGGCGGCCGGCAGGTGCTGCGGCTGGAATACTCCGCCCATCCGCTGGCCCAGCAGACCATGGCCGAGGTGCTCGCGGAGGTGGCCGCGCAGGCCGACGGCGTGCGCGCAATCGCCGCCAGCCACCGGGTCGGGGCGCTCGCGCTCGGCGATGCGGCGTTGGTGGCCGCGGTCGCCGCGGACCATCGCCGGGCCGCGTTCGAGGTGTGCGCGCAGTTGGTCGACGCCATCAAGGAGCGGTTACCGGTCTGGAAGCACCAGTTCTTCGCGGACGGCACCGAGGAATGGGTCAACTGCGCCTGA
- a CDS encoding transglycosylase family protein, producing the protein MSGRHRKPTETGKNVAKIAFTGAVIGGSGLALAGQAGAATDGEWDTVARCESGGNWAINTGNGYHGGLQFAPGTWSGHGGGEFAPVAHQATKEQQIAVAERVLATQGKGAWPVCGRSLSGPTPRNVVQPASLETQAPEGLPPAPEGLPPAPEAPLPPADIAPPPPPRPRRPPEPSPSRSTSSPRGLPPAPEALPPAPAPEAPLPPADIAPPPPPPPAPEPLAVPVDFVPEGLPPAPEALPPAPAPEAPLPPADIAPPPPPEPLAVPVDFVPEAPPADAAVIEQASLEVPAPAVDPADWTVADPNTQPGAQLWSLDVLPQTPADPAVPAPPADPMAPLANLDIPAPAFDAANQLVSGEVPTIAAEAIPHLPSPENLPPGATDLPLTPNSQPNLTYLRELWHAVQTQEIDGNDMLLALAQRPLTSQPPANAPVGPNTPVVPGAPAPEPVPAPVAPPA; encoded by the coding sequence ATGAGTGGACGGCATCGCAAGCCCACCGAAACCGGCAAGAACGTCGCGAAGATCGCCTTCACCGGCGCTGTGATCGGGGGCAGCGGTCTCGCCCTCGCCGGCCAGGCCGGCGCCGCGACAGATGGCGAATGGGACACCGTCGCGCGCTGCGAATCCGGTGGCAACTGGGCCATCAACACCGGCAACGGCTACCACGGCGGTCTGCAGTTCGCCCCGGGTACCTGGTCCGGTCATGGCGGCGGTGAGTTCGCGCCGGTCGCGCACCAGGCCACCAAGGAACAGCAGATCGCGGTCGCCGAGCGGGTGTTGGCCACGCAGGGCAAGGGCGCCTGGCCCGTCTGCGGTCGCAGCCTCTCCGGCCCCACCCCCCGCAACGTCGTCCAGCCCGCGTCGCTGGAGACCCAGGCCCCCGAGGGCCTGCCGCCCGCACCCGAGGGCCTGCCGCCCGCACCTGAGGCACCGCTGCCGCCGGCCGATATCGCGCCGCCACCGCCTCCCCGCCCCCGCCGGCCCCCCGAACCCTCGCCGTCCCGGTCGACTTCGTCCCCGAGGGGCCTGCCGCCCGCACCCGAAGCCCTCCCGCCGGCCCCCGCACCCGAGGCACCCCTGCCGCCGGCCGACATCGCACCCCCGCCGCCGCCCCCGCCGGCCCCCGAACCCCTCGCCGTCCCGGTCGACTTCGTCCCCGAGGGCCTGCCGCCCGCACCCGAAGCCCTCCCGCCGGCCCCCGCACCCGAGGCACCCCTGCCGCCGGCCGACATCGCACCCCCGCCGCCACCCGAACCCCTCGCCGTCCCGGTCGACTTCGTCCCCGAGGCACCGCCGGCGGACGCGGCCGTCATCGAGCAGGCTTCGCTCGAGGTCCCCGCCCCGGCCGTCGACCCGGCCGACTGGACGGTTGCCGACCCGAACACCCAGCCGGGCGCGCAGCTGTGGTCGCTCGATGTGCTTCCGCAGACCCCGGCCGATCCGGCCGTGCCTGCCCCGCCCGCCGACCCGATGGCACCGCTGGCCAACCTCGACATCCCCGCGCCGGCCTTCGACGCGGCCAACCAGCTGGTCTCGGGCGAGGTTCCGACCATCGCGGCCGAGGCCATCCCGCACCTGCCCAGCCCGGAGAACCTTCCCCCGGGTGCCACCGACCTGCCGCTGACCCCGAACAGCCAGCCGAACCTGACCTACCTGCGTGAGCTGTGGCATGCGGTGCAGACCCAGGAGATCGACGGCAACGACATGCTGCTGGCGCTGGCGCAGCGGCCGCTGACCTCGCAGCCGCCGGCCAACGCTCCGGTCGGCCCGAACACCCCGGTTGTCCCGGGTGCTCCGGCCCCCGAGCCCGTGCCGGCTCCGGTGGCCCCGCCCGCCTAG
- a CDS encoding MoaD/ThiS family protein translates to MQTDRQIQVTLRYFAAASAAAASDQEVLPFSSGTTVGEVVETLSARNAELARVLQRCSYLCDGVAVRDLGTVLNSGQTLDVLPPFAGG, encoded by the coding sequence GTGCAGACCGACCGGCAGATCCAGGTGACGCTGCGCTATTTCGCGGCGGCCAGCGCTGCCGCGGCCAGCGATCAAGAGGTGCTGCCGTTTTCGTCCGGCACCACGGTCGGTGAGGTTGTCGAAACGCTCAGTGCGCGTAACGCCGAGTTGGCCAGGGTGCTCCAGCGGTGCTCGTACCTCTGTGATGGTGTTGCGGTCCGTGACCTCGGCACGGTGCTGAATTCCGGGCAAACCCTCGATGTCTTACCCCCATTTGCTGGCGGATAG
- the moaA gene encoding GTP 3',8-cyclase MoaA, which produces MTATPLGLPTVVRRLGPAPADGPMIDTFGRIAADLRVSLTDLCNLRCTYCMPAEGLDWLPDDRLLSAEELQRLLRIAVTRLGITNVRFTGGEPLLFKGLEQVVAATAALRPRPQLALTTNGVALHRRARALAEAGLDRVNVSLDTVDAAHFAAITRRDRLQDVIAGLAAAQAAGLRPVKVNAVLDPRTGREDVVALLRFCLDHDYQLRVIEQMPLDAEHHWQRDSMLSGAEILATLREHFALTPDPTPRGSAPAQLWRVDGGTATVGVIASVSEAFCAACDRTRLTADGQVRNCLFATSETDLRTLLRDGSDDAAIEAAWRSAMWQKAAGHGINDPSFVQPARPMSAIGG; this is translated from the coding sequence ATGACCGCGACTCCGCTCGGGTTGCCCACGGTGGTCCGTCGACTGGGCCCGGCGCCGGCCGACGGGCCGATGATCGACACGTTCGGCCGGATCGCCGCCGACCTGCGGGTGTCGCTGACCGACCTCTGCAATCTGCGCTGTACCTACTGCATGCCGGCCGAGGGCCTGGACTGGCTGCCCGACGACCGGCTGTTGAGCGCCGAGGAGTTGCAGCGCCTGCTGCGCATCGCGGTGACCCGGCTGGGCATCACCAACGTCCGCTTCACGGGCGGCGAACCGCTGCTGTTCAAGGGTCTCGAGCAGGTCGTCGCCGCTACCGCCGCGCTGCGCCCGCGCCCGCAGCTCGCACTGACCACCAACGGGGTCGCACTGCACCGTCGAGCCCGGGCGCTGGCCGAGGCCGGACTGGATCGCGTCAACGTCTCCCTCGACACCGTCGATGCCGCCCACTTCGCTGCGATCACCCGGCGCGACCGGCTCCAGGACGTCATCGCGGGACTGGCGGCAGCCCAGGCCGCCGGGTTACGGCCGGTCAAGGTCAACGCGGTGTTGGACCCCCGCACCGGCCGCGAGGATGTGGTGGCGCTGCTGCGGTTCTGCCTCGACCACGACTACCAATTGCGGGTCATCGAACAGATGCCGCTGGACGCCGAGCACCACTGGCAACGCGACAGCATGCTGTCGGGCGCCGAGATCCTGGCCACGCTGCGCGAGCACTTCGCCCTGACCCCCGACCCGACACCGCGCGGATCGGCTCCCGCGCAGCTGTGGCGGGTCGACGGCGGCACCGCCACCGTCGGGGTCATTGCGTCGGTGTCCGAGGCGTTCTGTGCGGCCTGTGACCGCACCCGACTCACCGCCGACGGGCAGGTGCGCAACTGTCTGTTCGCGACCTCCGAGACAGACCTGCGCACCCTGCTGCGCGACGGATCCGACGACGCCGCCATCGAGGCGGCCTGGCGCTCGGCGATGTGGCAGAAGGCCGCGGGCCACGGCATCAACGACCCGAGCTTTGTTCAGCCCGCGCGGCCGATGAGTGCGATAGGTGGATAG
- a CDS encoding YccF domain-containing protein yields MRLILNVIWLIFGGLWLALGYLLAALISFVLIITIPFGFAALRIAAFALWPFGRTVVDKPGTRPGALIGNIIWIILFGWWLALGHLLSAIAMAVTIIGIPLALADLKMIPISLLPLGKEIVPVDQARHDPIGLPT; encoded by the coding sequence ATGCGCCTGATTCTGAACGTGATCTGGTTGATCTTCGGTGGCCTGTGGCTGGCGTTGGGATACCTGCTCGCCGCCCTGATCTCCTTCGTACTGATCATCACGATCCCGTTCGGCTTTGCGGCGCTGCGCATCGCCGCGTTCGCGCTGTGGCCCTTCGGGCGGACCGTCGTCGACAAGCCGGGCACCAGGCCGGGTGCCCTGATCGGCAACATCATCTGGATCATCCTGTTCGGCTGGTGGTTGGCGCTCGGCCACCTGCTCAGCGCGATCGCGATGGCCGTCACCATCATCGGGATCCCGCTGGCGCTGGCGGATCTGAAGATGATTCCGATCTCGCTACTGCCGCTCGGCAAGGAGATCGTGCCGGTGGATCAGGCCCGGCACGACCCCATCGGACTGCCGACATGA
- a CDS encoding cold-shock protein encodes MPTGRVKWYDAEKGFGFLSQEEGEDVYVRASALPAGVEGLKAGQRVEFGVAAGRRGPQALSVKLIDPPPSLSRTRREAAGPPERKHTPDELHGMVEDMITLLEGTVQPDLRKGRYPDRKVARRVSEVVKAVARELDA; translated from the coding sequence GTGCCTACCGGCAGGGTGAAGTGGTATGACGCCGAGAAGGGCTTCGGCTTCCTGTCCCAGGAGGAGGGGGAGGACGTCTACGTCCGGGCGTCCGCGCTACCCGCAGGGGTGGAGGGTCTCAAGGCCGGACAACGGGTGGAGTTCGGGGTGGCCGCGGGACGACGCGGACCGCAGGCGCTGAGCGTGAAACTGATCGATCCGCCGCCGAGCTTGTCGCGGACGCGGCGCGAGGCGGCCGGACCGCCGGAGCGCAAACACACTCCCGACGAGTTGCACGGCATGGTCGAGGACATGATCACGCTGCTCGAGGGCACGGTGCAGCCGGATCTGCGCAAGGGTCGCTACCCCGACCGCAAGGTGGCCCGCCGGGTCTCCGAAGTGGTCAAGGCGGTTGCACGCGAACTCGACGCCTAG